The following coding sequences are from one Hippopotamus amphibius kiboko isolate mHipAmp2 chromosome 9, mHipAmp2.hap2, whole genome shotgun sequence window:
- the LOC130860929 gene encoding olfactory receptor 8B3-like — protein MLARNDSLVTEFILAGLTDRPELQQPLFSLFLMIYMVTVVGNLGLIILIGLNSHLHTAMYYFLFNLSFIDLCYSSVFTPKMLMNFVIRKNIISYGGCMTQLFFFLFFVISECYMLTSMAYDRYVAICTPLLYKVTMSHQVCLVLSLAAYVMGLAGASAHTGCMLGLTFCNVNIINHYLCDILPLLQLSCTSTYVNEMVVLIVVGINITVPCFTILISYIFILTSILHIKSAQGRSKAFSTCSSHIIALSLFFGSAAFMYLKYASPGSKDLGKISSVFYTNVVPMLNPFIYSLRNKDVKVALRKSLFNIQKRNMS, from the coding sequence ATGCTGGCTAGAAATGACTCCTTAGTGACGGAATTTATTCTTGCTGGATTAACAGACCGTCCAGAGCTCCAGCAACCCCTCTTTTCCCTGTTTCTGATGATCTACATGGTGACCGTGGTGGGCAACCTGGGCTTGATCATTCTTATTGGTCTAAATTCTCACCTCCACACCGCCATGTACTATTTCCTCTTCAATCTGTCCTTCATTGATCTCTGTTACTCTTCTGTTTTCACCCCCAAGATGCTGATGAACTTTGTAATCAGGAAGAATATCATCTCCTATGGCGGGTGCATGActcagctgtttttctttctgttttttgtcaTCTCTGAATGCTATATGTTGACGTCAatggcctatgatcgctatgtggccatctgtaccCCATTGCTGTATAAGGTCACCATGTCTCATCAGGTCTGTTTGGTGCTGTCTTTGGCTGCATATGTGATGGGGCTTGCTGGAGCCTCTGCCCACACAGGATGCATGCTTGGACTAACCTTCTGCAATGTTAATATCATCAATCATTACTTGTGTGACATCCTCCCACTCCTCCAACTCTCTTGCACCAGTACTTATGTCAATGAGATGGTAGTTCTCATTGTCGTGGGCATTAATATCACAGTACCCTGTTTCACCATCCTGATTTCTTACATCTTCATCCTCACTAGCATTCTTCATATCAAATCTGCTCAAGGAAGATCGAAAGCCTTCAGCACCTGTAGCTCCCATATCattgctctttctcttttttttggttcTGCAGCATTCATGTACCTTAAATATGCTTCTCCTGGATCTAAGGACTTGGgaaaaatttcttctgttttctataCTAATGTGGTGCCCATGCTCAATCCTTTTATTTACAGTTTGAGGAACAAGGATGTCAAAGTTGCACTGAGGAAATCCCTGTTTAATATCCAGAAAAGAAACATGTCCTAA